The genomic interval AAGGAGTTGGCACTCGATGAGCGCTAGTCCGGAAGTGACCCGTCAGCAGGCAGCCTCAGTCAGGGGCGCATTGCAGTCCGTAGCACCCGTCCCAGGGGCGGCCAGACGTGCCCCAGCAGATCTTGCAGCATGAAGCGCGCCACCCGGGTTCCGGCGTCGAGGGTGGTGAGAATGAACAGGGCTTCGAACATGAGGGCGAAGTGGTAGAGAAGGGCGAGCCCCCATCCCCCGGTGGCCGACGCGAGGATGCGCGCCATGCCCAGCGCCAGGGTCGGCGCGCCCCCGGTGCGCGCGTACAGCGTCTTCTCGCCCACGTCTTGAGCCATCGCATCCATCTCAGCCTCGGTGATGGGATAGCCCCAGTCGCTCACGGTGCGCACCACTGCCGCGGGTGTGGTGCCCGCCACCGCGGCGGACGAATTCACTGCAAAGTACATCCCGGGTGTGAGGCTGCAGGCCGCCAGCAGGGCCATGACGGCGACGAACGACTCCATGAGCATGCCGCCATAGCCCACCAGGCGCGCCTGCGACTCTTTTTCGAGCATCTTGGGGGTGGTGCCGGAAGAGATGAGGGCGTGGAATCCGCTGATGGCGCCGCAGGCGATGGTGATGAAGCAGAACGGGAAGAGGCTGCCCGCCCAGATGGGACCCGTTCCGTTCGAGGCGAAGGCGGTGAGGGCGGGCATCTGCGCGGGAGGATGCACGGCCAGCAGGCCCACCGCCAGCAGCCCGATGGTACCGATCTTCACGAAGGTCGAGAGGTAGTCGCGCGGCGCCAGCAGCAGCCACACGGGTACCGTCGAGGCGGCGAAGCCGTAGGCGATGACCAGCAGCGACAGCACGGGAGCCGACAGCGTGAAGAGATGAGCGAGTGCGGGAACCTCGGCGACCTTCGCCCCTCCCACGACGGCTGCGACCACCAGCACAAATCCGAGGAGCGAGGCTTCTTCCACCTTGCCGGGACGGATCCACCGCATGTACACGCCCATGAGCATGGCGATGGGAATGGTGGCCGCGATGGTGAAGGTGCCCCAGGGGCTCTCGGCCAGCGCGCGCACCACCACGAGACCGATGACGGCCAGCAGCAGGATGATGATGCCGAGGATGCCGGTCAGCGCGGTATATCCCGCGATGGGGCCGAGCTCGTCCTTGGCCATCTGCCCCAGCGAGCGGCCGTCGCGGCGCACCGAGCAGAAGAGCACGACGAAGTCTTGCACGCAGCCGGCCAGCACTCCGCCCACCACGATCCAGATCAGGCCGGGCAGATAGCCCATCTGGGCCGCGAGCACGGGGCCGATGAGGGGGCCGGGCCCGGCAATGGCGGCGAAGTGATGGCCGAAGACCACCCACTTGTGCGTGGGCATGAAGTCCTTGCCGTCTTCGTGCACCTCGGCCGGGGTGGCGCGCGTGTCGTCGAGCCCCAGCACGCGGGTCGCCAGGAAGCGGCTGTAGAAGCGATAGCCGATGGTGTACGCGCAGAGCGCCGCCAGCAGCAGCCAGGCGGCGTTCACCGACTCACCCCGCCCCATGGCGATGCCTCCCAGCGCGAGGGCGGCCGTGAGGCTCAGCACGATTGCGGTGGCGCGTTCTGCCAGTGCTCGGGGGATGCGCACCATGGGTTGCTCCTGGGAGAACGGCTGAAAAGGCCGATCTCTACTCGGAAGGATTGCTGGACGTGCGGCTTCGGCCGCGCTTCCAGAGGGATATGCAGGGCTGTTCGAAGCGCGAGGGCGAACTTCCTCGGCGGAGGGACGCGCGTCACGCGCACGATGGCATCACGTTGACGAGGAGAAGCACCCGTTGCGCAGAGGATTCACCCTGTGGATGACCGGCCTGCCGTGCTCGGGGAAGTCAACCCTGGCCGAGGCGGCTGAGCAGCGCCTGCGCGCCGCCGGACAGAAGGTCGAGCGCCTCGACGGCGACATCGTGCGCACCCACCTGTCGAAGGGGCTCGGGTTCTCGCGAGACGATCGCGACGAGAACGTGCGGCGCATCGGCTTTGTGGCCGATCTGCTCGCGCGCAACGGGGTGGCCGTCGTGGTCGCGTGCATCTCGCCGTTCCGCGCGGTTCGCGACGCGCTGCGCGCGTCGGTGACGGGGTTTGTCGAGGTGCACGTGCGCTGCCCGCTCGAGGTCTGCATGGCGCGCGACGTGAAGGGCATGTACGCCCGCGCGCTGCGCGGTGAGATGACGGGCTTCACGGGGGTCGACGATCCGTACGAGGAG from Pseudomonadota bacterium carries:
- a CDS encoding carbon starvation protein A produces the protein MVRIPRALAERATAIVLSLTAALALGGIAMGRGESVNAAWLLLAALCAYTIGYRFYSRFLATRVLGLDDTRATPAEVHEDGKDFMPTHKWVVFGHHFAAIAGPGPLIGPVLAAQMGYLPGLIWIVVGGVLAGCVQDFVVLFCSVRRDGRSLGQMAKDELGPIAGYTALTGILGIIILLLAVIGLVVVRALAESPWGTFTIAATIPIAMLMGVYMRWIRPGKVEEASLLGFVLVVAAVVGGAKVAEVPALAHLFTLSAPVLSLLVIAYGFAASTVPVWLLLAPRDYLSTFVKIGTIGLLAVGLLAVHPPAQMPALTAFASNGTGPIWAGSLFPFCFITIACGAISGFHALISSGTTPKMLEKESQARLVGYGGMLMESFVAVMALLAACSLTPGMYFAVNSSAAVAGTTPAAVVRTVSDWGYPITEAEMDAMAQDVGEKTLYARTGGAPTLALGMARILASATGGWGLALLYHFALMFEALFILTTLDAGTRVARFMLQDLLGHVWPPLGRVLRTAMRP
- the cysC gene encoding adenylyl-sulfate kinase, whose product is MRRGFTLWMTGLPCSGKSTLAEAAEQRLRAAGQKVERLDGDIVRTHLSKGLGFSRDDRDENVRRIGFVADLLARNGVAVVVACISPFRAVRDALRASVTGFVEVHVRCPLEVCMARDVKGMYARALRGEMTGFTGVDDPYEEPVSPHLVVDTDTQSIEVCLDQIFDGLARLGYATDAPIEA